In the genome of Amphiura filiformis chromosome 4, Afil_fr2py, whole genome shotgun sequence, one region contains:
- the LOC140150143 gene encoding U5 small nuclear ribonucleoprotein 40 kDa protein-like, with translation MPVMESKRKIEEGALVPIKRPRNELVAAETEIKSLIESGPPRTSSLLAPIMLLSGHEGDVFSAKFHPNGSTLASASFDRSIFLWNVYGECDNYAVLKGHQGAIMELNYTTDGSQLITCATDKMVCMWDVETGTRIKKMRGHSSIVNSCYPARRGPPLVVSGGDDGTIKLWDTRKRGAIQSFQNTYQVLAVSFTDTSDQLISGGIDNDIKVWDLRKNGLLYKMAGHSDSITGLKLSPDGSYVVSNCMDNTVRIWDVRPFAPAERCVKLFQGAQHNFEKNLLRCAWSPDGSKIAAGSADRFVYVWDTTSRRILYKLPGHTGSINDVDFHPFEPILRNILLHLSSIDPRS, from the exons ATGCCCGTGATGGAATCAAAGCGAAAAATAGAGGAAGGAGCTTTAGTTCCTATTAAACGACCTAGAAATGAACTAGTTGCTGCTGAGACCGAGATTAAATCATTGATCGAAAGC GGTCCACCACGTACCTCCAGCCTGCTAGCACCCATCATGTTGTTATCTGGCCATGAAGGAGATGTATTTAGTGCCAAGTTTCATCCCAATGGCAGCACTCTGGCATCGGCATCATTTGACAGATCCATAT TTTTATGGAACGTGTATGGAGAGTGTGATAATTATGCCGTTCTGAAAGGTCATCAGGGTGCCATTATGGAATTGAACTACACCACAGACGGAAG CCAACTTATTACATGTGCAACAGATAAAATGGTGTGTATGTGGGACGTAGAAACAGGCACCAGAATCAAGAAGATGCGTGGCCATTCATCCATCGTCAACTCATGCTATCCTGCCAGGCGAGGGCCTCCTTTAGTTGTGAGTGGAGGGGATGATGGCACAATAAAG CTGTGGGACACTAGGAAGAGAGGTGCCATTCAATCATTCCAGAATACATACCAAGTATTAGCAGTGTCCTTCACAGATACTAGTGATCAACTCATATCAGGAGGTATTGATAATGACATTAAG GTTTGGGATCTTAGAAAGAATGGTCTTCTGTACAAAATGGCAGGTCACTCAGATTCCATCACAGGGTTGAAGCTGAGTCCTGATGGCTCCTATGTTGTCTCTAATTGCATGGATAACACAG TTAGAATTTGGGACGTGAGGCCATTTGCACCTGCAGAAAGATGTGTCAAGTTATTCCAAGGGGCTCAACATAATTTTGAAAAG AATTTATTACGATGTGCATGGTCACCGGATGGTAGTAAGATAGCTGCAGGCTCAGCTGACAGATTTGTATATGTATGGGATACAACGAGTAGACGGATATTGTATAAATTACCCGGACACACAGGTTCTATCAATGATGTAGATTTCCACCCGTTTGAGCCAATCT TGAGAAACATTTTACTACATTTATCAAGTATAGACCCTAGATCATAG